From one Eucalyptus grandis isolate ANBG69807.140 chromosome 9, ASM1654582v1, whole genome shotgun sequence genomic stretch:
- the LOC104419221 gene encoding serine/threonine-protein kinase D6PK, translated as MLGAPRLCYPTPRARESRNLSSSTSSAPATLVGCEMKPIYHQKLFTDDDQPILETAHDSTQSDEVPCLAQQFYVSDKGLENLNSFFDKKVEISSGKGTMVMKADSDTERPPDDSRSPSSGDVVDGSHNSSDCKVVSQESSSQSPAQSKSLCPSPEGCLRSSAPYVGAKESFAGAELSECTGSNKKSSEREVAKPCVVIDSRNTSIVSDVSDESRSSNFSSIMSKPRKARDRRWEAIQAAESRHGLLGLEHFRLLKKLGCGDVGSVYLSELKDSGSYFAVKVMDKPALTNRKKLSRAQMEREILQSLDHPFLPTLYMHFETEKFSCLVLEFCPGGDLHKLRQRQPGKYFLECAARFYAAEVLLALEYLHMLGIIYRDLKPENVLVREDGHIMLVDFDLSLRCSVSPTLVESSNLISETGSSTSCAQPSCFMPRFFLRKPRKDNKSMQKPELVAEPSDARSMSFVGTHEYLAPEIIKSEGHGSAVDWWTFGIFLYELLFGRTPFKGAGNRSTLLNIIGQHLKFPESPSVSFAARDLIQSLLVKDPKHRLAYSRGAAEVKQHQFFRSINWALIRCASPPLVPRQVTDGLMEDATERAHGVGADIDAESVGNCSDFDIF; from the exons ATGTTGGGAGCTCCTCGGCTTTGTTATCCCACACCTAGAGCCAGAGAATCCAGGAACCTGTCTTCTTCCACGTCCTCTGCTCCGGCAACTCTTGTCGGGTGTGAAATGAAGCCCATTTACCACCAAAAGCTTTTCACAGATGATGACCAGCCGATCTTGGAAACAGCACATGATAGCACGCAAAGTGATGAAGTGCCCTGCTTGGCACAGCAATTTTATGTCTCAGACAAGGGACTGGAGAACCTGAATAGTTTTTTTGATAAGAAAGTGGAGATCTCTTCTGGAAAAGGCACGATGGTGATGAAAGCCGACTCAGACACTGAGCGTCCTCCAGATGATTCCAGGAGTCCCAGTTCGGGTGATGTTGTGGATGGAAGCCATAATTCAAGTGATTGCAAAGTAGTTTCTCAGGAGTCTTCAAGTCAGTCTCCGGCTCAGTCCAAGTCCTTATGTCCAAGTCCTGAAGGCTGCTTACGCTCTTCTGCTCCTTATGTGGGAGCCAAAGAAAGTTTTGCCGGCGCTGAATTGAGTGAGTGCACAGGTAGCAACAAGAAGTCCAGCGAAAGGGAAGTTGCCAAACCATGCGTCGTGATCGATAGCAGGAACACCAGCATTGTGAGTGATGTCAGTGATGAGAGCAGATCCAGCAATTTTAGCAGCATTATGAGCAAGCCGCGTAAGGCAAGAGATAGAAGATGGGAAGCAATCCAGGCTGCTGAATCACGTCATGGCCTACTGGGCTTAGAGCACTTCAGGCTGCTGAAGAAGTTGGGTTGTGGCGATGTTGGGAGTGTGTACCTATCGGAGCTGAAGGACAGTGGGAGTTACTTCGCCGTGAAGGTTATGGATAAACCAGCTCTGACTAATCGGAAGAAACTCTCGAGGGCACAGATGGAGAGGGAGATATTGCAGTCTTTGGATCATCCTTTCTTACCCACTTTATACATGCACTTTGAGACggagaaattttcttgcttggtGTTGGAGTTTTGCCCAGGAGGAGACTTGCACAAGCTTAGGCAAAGGCAACCCGGGAAGTATTTCCTAGAGTGCGCAGCCAG GTTCTACGCAGCTGAAGTCCTCCTAGCTTTGGAGTACTTGCACATGCTTGGCATCATATACAGGGACCTCAAGCCGGAAAACGTTCTGGTCCGAGAGGACGGGCACATAATGCTCGTGGATTTCGACCTCTCTCTAAGATGCTCTGTCAGCCCGACTCTGGTCGAGTCCTCTAACTTGATCTCCGAGACGGGGAGCTCGACTTCCTGTGCACAGCCTTCCTGTTTCATGCCACGCTTCTTCCTGCGTAAGCCCAGAAAGGATAATAAGTCCATGCAAAAGCCCGAGCTCGTGGCCGAACCCTCGGATGCTCGATCAATGTCCTTTGTTGGTACCCACGAGTACCTGGCGCCCGAGATCATCAAAAGCGAGGGCCATGGAAGTGCCGTGGACTGGTGGACGTTCGGCATATTTCTTTACGAGCTCTTGTTCGGCAGGACTCCCTTTAAGGGTGCTGGGAACAGAAGCACTCTATTAAACATCATCGGGCAGCACTTGAAGTTCCCGGAATCGCCGTCCGTGAGCTTCGCCGCCAGAGACTTGATCCAGAGCTTGCTCGTGAAAGATCCGAAACACCGCCTCGCTTACAGTCGCGGAGCCGCCGAAGTCAAACAGCATCAGTTCTTCAGGAGCATCAACTGGGCACTGATTCGGTGTGCGAGTCCGCCGCTGGTGCCCAGGCAAGTGACGGATGGGCTTATGGAGGATGCAACAGAGCGAGCGCACGGTGTTGGCGCCGACATCGATGCAGAATCCGTCGGTAATTGTTCAGATTTCGATATTTTCTAG